A single region of the Mercenaria mercenaria strain notata chromosome 6, MADL_Memer_1, whole genome shotgun sequence genome encodes:
- the LOC123550087 gene encoding uncharacterized protein LOC123550087 isoform X3, whose product MSILLDPWFQETSNIAQSITRRLKPWKKYQDRAEISLETVKNNIQHMKEAMEKDKMKTVEHESELEEKLELMQHTIEKVMINSAAITDMVARTKSRWMRY is encoded by the exons ATGTCTATATTGCTGGACCCGTGGtttcag GAGACGAGCAACATTGCTCAAAGTATCACTAGGAGGCTCAAGCCCTGGAAAAAGTATCAGGACCGAGCCGAGATCAGTTTGGAAACGGTGAAAAACAACATTCAACATATGAAGGAAGCAATGGAAAAGGACAAAATGAAAACAGTCGAACATGAATCAGAACTTGAAGAAAAACTGGAACTAATGCAGCATACCATTGAGAAAGTCATGATCAAC AGTGCGGCGATTACGGATATGGTAGCACGTACCAAGTCGAGATGGATGCGTTATTAA
- the LOC128545974 gene encoding uncharacterized protein LOC128545974 — MGLSLQIYFLFGMVCKVAIGDEQHCSKYHYEAQTLERIIRAEISLETVKNDIQHMKEAMEKDKMKTVEHKSELEEKLELMQHTIENVMINISKTNDKEWPTTESSMRQFCTTNTKCSDVEDSECKWMACKCKPGLSYHHGTRKCLSDCGDYGYGNTYQVEMDAYLNGSGTNKFTSISLKDCIQKCATETSIVCRSVEYWKDSQTCFLSWETLHTNPSSHKKDHRNSVIYTRDCN; from the exons ATGGGACTAAGTTTACAAATTTATTTCTTGTTTGGTATGGTGTGCAAAGTAGCGATAGGAGACGAGCAACATTGCTCAAAATATCACTACGAGGCTCAAACTCTGGAAAGAATTATCAGGGCCGAGATCAGTTTGGAAACGGTGAAAAATGACATTCAACATATGAAGGAAGCAATGGAAAAGGACAAGATGAAAACTGTCGAACATAAATCAGAACTTGAAGAAAAACTGGAACTAATGCAGCATACCATTGAGAACGTCATGATCAAC ATCAGCAAGACAAATGACAAGGAATGGCCTACAACTGAAAGTTCAATGAGACAGTTTTGTACCACAAACACAAAGTGTAGTGATGTTGAGGATTCAGAATGTAAATGGATGGCGTGTAAATGCAAGCCTGGACTGAGCTACCATCACGGCACGAGGAAATGTCTTTCAG ACTGTGGCGATTATGGATATGGTAACACGTACCAAGTTGAGATGGATGCGTATTTAAACGGATCTGGTACCAACAAATTTACCTCAATTTCATTAAAAGATTGTATACAAAAATGCGCAACAGAAACAAGCATCGTTTGTAGATCTGTCGAGTACTGGAAAGACAGTCAAACATGTTTTTTGAGTTGGGAAACCCTCCACACGAACCCTTCATCCCACAAGAAAGACCATCGGAactctgttatttataccagggACTGCAATTAA
- the LOC123548746 gene encoding uncharacterized protein LOC123548746 encodes MGLSLQIYFLFGMVCKVAIGDEQHCSKYHYEAQTLERIIRAEISLETVKNDIQHIKEGMEKVKMKTVEHKSELEEKLELMQHTIENVMINITKTNDKEGLTTESSMRQFCTTNTTCSDVEDSECKWMMCKCKPGLSYHHGTRKCLSDCGDYGYGNTYQVEIDALLYGFATKTFNSISLKDCIQKCTTEGSIICRSAEYNKNSQICYLSWETLHTNPSDHRKDRREYVIYTRDCNSH; translated from the exons ATGGGACTAAGTTTACAGATTTATTTCTTGTTTGGTATGGTGTGCAAAGTAGCGATAGGAGACGAGCAACATTGCTCAAAATATCACTACGAGGCTCAAACCCTGGAAAGAATTATCAGGGCCGAGATCAGTCTGGAAACAGTGAAAAATGACATTCAACATATAAAGGAAGGAATGGAAAAGGTCAAGATGAAAACTGTCGAACATAAATCAGAACTTGAAGAAAAACTGGAACTAATGCAGCATACCATTGAGAACGTCATGATCAAC ATCACGAAGACAAATGACAAGGAAGGGCTTACAACTGAAAGTTCGATGAGGCAGTTTTGTACCACAAACACAACGTGTAGTGATGTTGAGGATTCAGAATGTAAATGGATGATGTGTAAATGCAAGCCTGGACTGAGCTACCACCACGGCACGAGAAAATGTCTTTCAG ACTGCGGCGATTATGGATATGGTAACACGTACCAAGTTGAGATTGATGCATTATTATACGGATTTGCTACCAAAACATTTAACTCCATTTCATTAAAAGATTGTATACAAAAATGCACAACCGAAGGAAGCATCATTTGTAGATCTGCCGAGTACAACAAAAACTCGCAAATATGTTATTTATCCTGGGAAACGCTCCACACGAACCCTTCAGACCACAGGAAAGACCGACGGGAATATGTTATTTATACCAGGGACTGCAATTCACACTAA
- the LOC128558058 gene encoding uncharacterized protein LOC128558058 — protein sequence MNDIKEKVQLPIATVPVAVSLVVVGLNGKRQSEKDDTMCSRVLHKIQAKYRAYSPSALHNAYKSVVDNGAPVLRASRMYGVPQQTLRDRVLGKIDPECVTTGREPVLSMFEEAKIVKHIKTMADYGYGYTMQECTDIATEYAVSLGKKTRDNPLTLRRMDGFRKRWPEVKVSNPRVLNIVRAKMTSETTVNAYFSNLTDTLIKYDLLDKPHRIFNVDEKGFSPNHKPPYIVSYSSGPPAVTTGKSKTITILGCGHAGGISIPPYYVFPGKRMLPELLAGSSPGIAGTVSESGWSNSAIFRKYLEEHFLKYLPGGNGEPVLLLLDGHKSHVSVTLAAFRKTEIFPLDKSAIARDSLIPAVVFQCDSNENDDTDSQATVEAGILVGEEMVGDFLLERELNLKKLKVKNQSRSQEIL from the exons atgaatgacatcaaagaaaaagtacagttacctatagCCAC aGTTCCAGTTGCTGTAAGTCTTGTTGTAGTAGGCTTGAATGGGAAGAGACAGTCAGAGAAAG ATGATACAATGTGTTCCAGGGTTTTACACAAGATACAG gCAAAGTACAGAGCATATTCGCCCTCAGCTTTGCATAATGCATACAAAAGTGTTGTAGATAATGGAGCACCTGTTCTCAGAGCAAGTAGGATGTATGGGGTGCCCCAGCAGACTCTTAGAGACAGGGTATTGGGCAAAATAGACCCAGAGTGTGTAACCACTGGGAGAGAACCAGTATTGAGTATGTTTGAAGAGGCAAAAATAGTAAAGCATATCAAAACTATGGCAGACTATGGTTATGGCTATACCATGCAAGAATGTACAGACATTGCCACTGAGTATGCCGTTAGTCTTGGGAAAAAAACAAGAGACAATCCTTTGACATTAAGGCGAATGGATGGTTTTCGCAAGCGTTGGCCAGAAGTAAAAGTTTCTAATCCTAGAGTGTTGAACATTGTCAGAGCTAAAATGACTAGTGAAACAACAGTGAATGCATACTTTAGTAACTTAACTGACACTCTCATCAAATATGACTTACTTGATAAGCCACACAGAATATTTAATGTGGATGAGAAAGGATTTTCTCCTAATCATAAACCACCCTATATTGTCTCATATTCTAGTGGCCCACCTGCAGTTACTACAGGTAAAAGCAAAACCATAACCATACTAGGCTGTGGACATGCTGGTGGCATATCTATACCTCCTTATTATGTGTTCCCTGGGAAACGCATGCTCCCTGAACTTCTTGCAGGATCTTCTCCGGGTATAGCTGGCACAGTTAGCGAATCTGGATGGTCTAACAGTGCAATATTTAGGAAATATCTTGAGGAGCATTTCCTTAAGTACTTACCTGGTGGTAATGGTGAACCTGTTCTGCTTCTTTTGGATGGACACAAGTCCCATGTTTCAGTAACCTTG GCAGCTTTCAGAAAGACTGAAATATTTCCCTTAGACAAAAGTGCAATTGCAAGAGACAGTCTTATTCCTGCAGTAGTGTTTCAGTGTGACAGTAATGAGAATGATGATACAGACAGCCAGGCTACAGTTGAAGCGGGTATTTTAGTGGGAGAGGAGATGGTTGGGGATTTTCTGTTGGAAAGAGAGTTGAATCTGAAAAAGTTAAAAGTGAAAAATCAAAGCAGAAGCCAAGAAATACTATGA
- the LOC123550087 gene encoding uncharacterized protein LOC123550087 isoform X2: protein MSILLDPWFQETSNIAQSITRRLKPWKKYQDRAEISLETVKNNIQHMKEAMEKDKMKTVEHESELEEKLELMQHTIEKVMINKMVYENAQQKRTSFIDLLSIGKASKHVI, encoded by the exons ATGTCTATATTGCTGGACCCGTGGtttcag GAGACGAGCAACATTGCTCAAAGTATCACTAGGAGGCTCAAGCCCTGGAAAAAGTATCAGGACCGAGCCGAGATCAGTTTGGAAACGGTGAAAAACAACATTCAACATATGAAGGAAGCAATGGAAAAGGACAAAATGAAAACAGTCGAACATGAATCAGAACTTGAAGAAAAACTGGAACTAATGCAGCATACCATTGAGAAAGTCATGATCAAC AAGATGGTATACGAAAATGCACAACAGAAACGAACATCATTTATAGATCTGCTTAGTATTGGAAAGGCAAGCAAACATGTTATTTGA
- the LOC123550087 gene encoding uncharacterized protein LOC123550087 isoform X1 gives MSILLDPWFQETSNIAQSITRRLKPWKKYQDRAEISLETVKNNIQHMKEAMEKDKMKTVEHESELEEKLELMQHTIEKVMINITKTNDKEGLTTESSMRQFCTTNTTCSDVEDSEC, from the exons ATGTCTATATTGCTGGACCCGTGGtttcag GAGACGAGCAACATTGCTCAAAGTATCACTAGGAGGCTCAAGCCCTGGAAAAAGTATCAGGACCGAGCCGAGATCAGTTTGGAAACGGTGAAAAACAACATTCAACATATGAAGGAAGCAATGGAAAAGGACAAAATGAAAACAGTCGAACATGAATCAGAACTTGAAGAAAAACTGGAACTAATGCAGCATACCATTGAGAAAGTCATGATCAAC ATCACGAAGACAAATGACAAGGAAGGGCTTACAACTGAAAGTTCGATGAGACAGTTTTGTACCACAAACACAACGTGTAGCGATGTTGAGGATTCAGAATGTTAA